The genomic region TCCGGGCACCATGGTCGAGGAGGGGCTCCTGGCCCGCTGCGTCGACGGCGACCTGGCGGCCGACGCCGTCGTCACCGTCAGCGGCACGATCGACGGCCGCCCGGTGGCCATCATGGCCAACGACATGACGGTCAAGGCGGGCGCCTGGGGCCGGCTCACCATCCAGAAGATCCAGCGCATCCAGGAGATCGCGCGGGATGCCGAGATCCCGATGCTCTATCTCGTGGACTCGGCAGGGGCGCGGCTCGACGAGCAGTTCGACATCTTCATCAACCGCAACCACGCGGGGCGCATCTTCCACAACCAGGTTCTCCTCTCCGGCGTGGTGCCGCAGATCTGCGTCCTCTTCGGTCCCTCCCCGGCGGGCTCGGCCTACATCCCGGCCTTCTGCGATCTCGTGATCATGGTGGACGGCCATGCCTCGGCCTATCTGGGCTCTCCCCGCATGTCGGAGATGGCCACGGGCGAGAAGGTCACCATGGAAGAGATGGGCGGAGCGCGCATGCACTGCAGCGTGAGCGGGCTCGGGGACGTGCTGGTGGCCAGCGAGGAGGAGGCCCTCGCCGTGCTCAAGCGGTACCTGTCCTACATGCCGCGCTCGTGGAGCGAGTTGCCGGCGTCCGCGGCCGCCCGCCGGCCCGCCGAGGGCAAGTCCATCGACGAGCTGGTCCCGCCGGAGCAGAACCGCGTCTTCGACATGCAGCGGGTCATCGACCGACTCGTGGACGAGGGCTCCTTCTTCGAGATCAAGCGCCTCTTCGCGCCCGAGCTGATCACGGGGCTGGCGCGTCTGGACGGCCGCGTCATCGGGGTCGTGGCCAATCAGCCCAAGGTCAAGGGCGGTGTGCTCTTCAGCGACTCCTCCGACAAGGGGGCCCGCTTCGTCTGGCTCTGCAACGCGTTCAACATCCCGCTGCTCTTCCTGGCGGATGTGCCGGGGTTCATGATCGGCAGTCAGGTGGAACGCCACGGCATCATCCGTCACGGGGCCAAGCTCCTCTTTGCCATCGCCGAGGCCACGGTGCCCAAACTCTCGGTCATCGTGCGCAAGGCCTATGGCGCCGGATACATGGCCATGAACGGGGGGTCGTTCCTGCCGGATGCCTGCATCGCGCTGCCGACGGCCCGGCTCGCCATCATGGGGCCGGAGGCCGCCATCAACGCCATCCACCTCAATACGATCATGTCGCTGGAGGGGGAGGCGCGGGAGGCCTTCATCAAGGAGAAGCGCCGGGAGTACGAGGAGCAGATCGACATCTACCGCATCGCCTCGGAGTTCTTCATCGACGCGGTGATCCCCGGCTCCGCGCTGCGCGATGAGCTCTGCCGCCGCTTCGAGACCTTCGCCCGGAAGCCCCGCCGGCCCGTCCGGCGCTGGAACGGCGTGATCCCGGGCTAGCCCCACCCGGGGTCAGGTCTTGCATTCCAACAGGACACTGAGCTGAAATGTCGGATTGCAAGACCTGACCCCAGAGGCAGAGGAGAAGGTGCATGGCTGAGCCGCAGGTGGTCCTGACCGTCGAGGGGCATATCGCCACGCTCACGCTGAACCGGCCCGAGGCGATGAACGCCATGGGCCATGACCTGGCGCGCGATCTCGAGGCCGCGCTGGATCGGCTGGAGGCCGCGCCTGACGTCCGCGCCGTGATCGCCACGGGCGCCGGCGACCGCGCCTTCTCGGTGGGCGGCGACATCAAGGAGCGCGGGGCCATGAGCCTGGAGGCGCGCTGGCAGCATGCGCTCCGGCTCGGCCGTTGCTTCGACCGCCTCGAGGTCCTCCCCGTGCCCGTCATCGCCGCCATCAACGGCTTCTGCTTCGGCGGCGGCATGGAGATGGCCGTTGCCTGCGACATCCGCATTGCCTCCGAGCGGGCCGAGGTCGGACTGCTCGAGGTCCGGCTCGGCGTCTTCCCCGGCGCCGGCGGCCCCGCGCGGCTGACGCGGCTCGTGGGCAAGGGGCGGGCCAAGCTCGTCCTCTACACGGGCCGGCGCTGGCCGGCCGCCGAGGCGCTCCGGATGGGGATGGTGGAGCAGGTGGTCGAGCCCGACCGCCTCATGGACGAGGCGCGGATGCTGGCGGCGGAGATCGCGCAGAACGGTCCCCTGGCCGTGAAAGCCCTGAAGCGGCTCGTGAACGCCTGCTACGAGGCCGATCTCACCTCCTCCCTGGAGCTGGCGCGGGCGCTGCGCCAGCCGCTGGACCACACGGCCGACATGCTCGAGGGCGTGCGCGCCTTCGAGGAGAAGCGGCCGCCCCGGTTCCAGGGACGGTAGCGGAGGCGGGCAGCGCGATGCGGAGCCTGAAAGGCCAGGTCGCGATCGTCGGGGTCGGCGAGACCCCCGTGGGAAAGGTTCCCGGCAAGAGCGCGCTCTGGTTCAACGCGGAAGCCA from Candidatus Rokuibacteriota bacterium harbors:
- a CDS encoding acyl-CoA carboxylase subunit beta — translated: MSTDIPKAADRPKASPAEELRQRTEVARRGGHEKYHKKMHDEGKLFVRERLERLLDPGTMVEEGLLARCVDGDLAADAVVTVSGTIDGRPVAIMANDMTVKAGAWGRLTIQKIQRIQEIARDAEIPMLYLVDSAGARLDEQFDIFINRNHAGRIFHNQVLLSGVVPQICVLFGPSPAGSAYIPAFCDLVIMVDGHASAYLGSPRMSEMATGEKVTMEEMGGARMHCSVSGLGDVLVASEEEALAVLKRYLSYMPRSWSELPASAAARRPAEGKSIDELVPPEQNRVFDMQRVIDRLVDEGSFFEIKRLFAPELITGLARLDGRVIGVVANQPKVKGGVLFSDSSDKGARFVWLCNAFNIPLLFLADVPGFMIGSQVERHGIIRHGAKLLFAIAEATVPKLSVIVRKAYGAGYMAMNGGSFLPDACIALPTARLAIMGPEAAINAIHLNTIMSLEGEAREAFIKEKRREYEEQIDIYRIASEFFIDAVIPGSALRDELCRRFETFARKPRRPVRRWNGVIPG
- a CDS encoding enoyl-CoA hydratase/isomerase family protein produces the protein MAEPQVVLTVEGHIATLTLNRPEAMNAMGHDLARDLEAALDRLEAAPDVRAVIATGAGDRAFSVGGDIKERGAMSLEARWQHALRLGRCFDRLEVLPVPVIAAINGFCFGGGMEMAVACDIRIASERAEVGLLEVRLGVFPGAGGPARLTRLVGKGRAKLVLYTGRRWPAAEALRMGMVEQVVEPDRLMDEARMLAAEIAQNGPLAVKALKRLVNACYEADLTSSLELARALRQPLDHTADMLEGVRAFEEKRPPRFQGR